The following proteins are co-located in the Brevibacillus laterosporus DSM 25 genome:
- a CDS encoding SDR family NAD(P)-dependent oxidoreductase: MRNDDQFIYVTKQLDDMDKLLVKLLWDQCRGMGMFISNTFDPATVITRMGIIDLYEKWVDETIAIFIEYGYLSFDKEMCTVMKNPSIELTDSWKEWEQRKKEWLGDANLKSQVVLVETMLGALPEILTGIQPATDVMFPQSSMILVEGVYKHNLLADHFNEVLSEKIVAFMQERSNQSTIASKPIRILEIGAGTGGTSASVLPKIKPYQKYIEEYCYTDLSLAFLRHGEKEYGPDYPFLTYKIFNIEQPVANQDIEPNSYDLVIATNVVHATKNIRHTLRNVKATMKNNGLLLLNEIADRSVFTHLTFGFLQGWWMYEDTALRIPGCPGLYPDSWKKVLKTEGFHSISFPVNEKNDYKQQIICAKSDGVTMQLQDPVPTASTLDYNNRQDESDTQFAHKERHQKSSSMENPEDRMEHINVTDQMIEEHLIQIIRESICEELKISEAMIQNDRSFSEYGVDSIIGIQLIQLINKRCHTRLQTTVVFDYNNVNQLVHYMIREYRSTIVALLEEKTPVEVASSKWSKVEAMQNGQRKVKASSEKNIKKSDSLKVAVDQSDVHSPIIKERSMFHRVLIESPGSTDDIQIVESDILELKADEVRISVRAFSLNFGDLLCLQGLYPTMPPYPFTPGFESSGVVVEVGNAVSSIRPGDEVVYCGGEHLAGQASLLTCKAADVFPKPSSLSFEEACSLPIVSMTVIAAFRKAQVKKGEKILIQTATGGVGLIAVQLAKYYGAEIYATAGSEHKLEYVRQIGVSHAINYIDSDFEQEIYRLTDGKGVDVVINTLAGDAIQKGFGCLARGGRYIEIAMTALKSARTIDLSILNNNQSFYSIDLRKLGLEQPNVLRGYRKEMLRLIKENVIQPTIYKVFLFDDIKEAYQCMENRENIGKIVVQIPERYQYKVAPAIQKEPIAIIGMSGRFAKSRTVHELWEHLSKGNDLVEEVSRWDLSQYYKEGTSYCNQGSFVEHIDQFDPLFFNISGAEAIYMDPQQRIFLEESWKALEDAGYAGAGVEGKKCGVYVGCSGKDYQNLFDTEPPATSFWGNAASIIAARIAYYLDLQGPAIAVDTACSSSLVAIHLACQSLWTKETEMALAGGVFLQSTPAFYLESNRAGMLSPTGRCHTFDERADGFVPGEGAGAIILKRLSDAIADRDHIYGVIRGSGVNQDGSTNGITAPSAKSQERLEQEVYDTFHIQPRNIQMIEAHGTGTKLGDPIEFQALTRAFTKYTDEKHYCAIGSIKSNLGHLAFAAGVTGIIKILLSLQHKQMPPTLHFQKGNSNIEFEDSPFYVNTSLTEWTVEPDKKRCAAISSFGFSGTNAHMVIEEAPRRQITSTLKSGYLLTLSARTQDQLKQQVEHIIQYCEKADQVHYGDMSYTLLMGRKHFNHRLAFVVHERNELVPVLKRWLESGKAPEVYTSIVNKNEQREQMELKRYGNECIRNINAVMTANVYIEQLSMLAFLYTQGYELDFEHLFEDDHYAKIPLPTYPFAKEFYWVPESDKNSNRNDNNEGQGVLNEMHPVSLQHTSDVQGELNQCDRLPAIDEEPIMIAPVWEPLRYEKQQITPSLNENLVIIGGNETNWSEIRKQYPHARVLPIHSGNTIEEIIRELRQHAPIDHIFWMAPEEHNSSITDDANIEGQEAGVIYLFKIIKSLLALGYDSRPIGWTVITIQAQPIHKYDEVNPTHASIHGLMGTLAKEYSHWKIRVIDLESAATWPMPELFTLPSHEEGNAYVYREQQWHHQELVPVRYNRQDETLYKNGGVYVVIGGAGGIGEVWSEYVIRMYEAKVIWIGRREKDANIQAKIDRLASIGPTPSYIVADATDQEELYRAYEEIKQQYGHIHGIVHSAIVLLDKSLANMDEERFRAGLRVKVDVSVNIAEVFEQEPLDFVLFFSSMNSFVKAAGQSNYVAGCTFKDAFASQLALEWPCAVKVMNWGYWGTVGTVASEEYQRRMHNRGVGSIEPPEAMEALEALLIGPMNQLAFAKMTTSSTWIHVNRAHSFVMM; the protein is encoded by the coding sequence ATGAGAAATGATGACCAATTCATTTATGTGACTAAGCAATTGGACGATATGGATAAGCTTCTAGTCAAGTTATTGTGGGACCAATGTAGAGGGATGGGAATGTTTATATCTAACACCTTCGATCCAGCAACTGTCATAACAAGAATGGGAATCATCGATTTATATGAAAAATGGGTAGATGAGACGATCGCTATATTCATAGAGTATGGTTATTTGTCATTTGACAAAGAAATGTGTACGGTCATGAAAAACCCTTCTATTGAATTGACCGACTCGTGGAAAGAGTGGGAACAGCGAAAGAAGGAATGGCTAGGAGATGCTAACCTAAAATCTCAGGTCGTATTGGTAGAGACGATGCTAGGTGCGCTACCTGAGATACTCACAGGAATACAACCTGCCACTGATGTAATGTTTCCCCAGTCATCTATGATTTTAGTGGAAGGGGTATATAAACATAATCTACTTGCAGATCACTTTAATGAAGTACTTTCTGAAAAAATAGTTGCTTTTATGCAGGAGCGTAGTAATCAAAGCACGATTGCAAGTAAACCAATCCGAATTTTAGAGATTGGAGCAGGTACGGGAGGAACCAGTGCTAGCGTTCTTCCCAAGATAAAGCCTTATCAGAAGTATATCGAGGAATATTGCTATACGGATCTTTCGTTAGCTTTTCTTAGACATGGAGAGAAGGAATATGGACCAGATTATCCATTTTTAACCTATAAGATTTTTAATATTGAACAACCTGTTGCCAATCAGGACATTGAACCGAATAGCTATGATCTGGTCATTGCGACAAATGTAGTGCATGCTACGAAAAATATACGACATACGCTACGTAATGTGAAAGCTACAATGAAAAATAATGGTTTATTGCTATTAAATGAAATAGCAGATCGTTCAGTGTTTACACATCTTACCTTTGGTTTTTTACAAGGCTGGTGGATGTATGAAGATACGGCACTACGTATTCCAGGTTGTCCAGGATTATATCCAGATAGCTGGAAAAAGGTATTAAAAACGGAAGGGTTCCATTCTATTTCCTTCCCAGTAAATGAAAAAAACGACTATAAGCAACAGATTATCTGTGCAAAAAGTGATGGAGTCACCATGCAATTGCAAGACCCTGTTCCTACTGCATCGACACTAGACTATAACAATAGACAAGACGAGAGTGATACACAATTTGCACATAAGGAACGTCATCAAAAGTCGTCTTCAATGGAGAATCCTGAGGACAGGATGGAGCACATCAATGTTACAGATCAAATGATCGAGGAACATCTTATACAGATAATCAGAGAAAGTATTTGTGAAGAATTGAAGATCAGTGAAGCAATGATTCAAAACGATCGGAGTTTTTCGGAGTATGGTGTAGATTCAATTATCGGTATTCAACTCATTCAACTCATTAATAAAAGATGCCATACAAGGCTACAAACGACTGTTGTGTTTGACTACAATAACGTGAATCAATTGGTTCATTACATGATTAGGGAATATAGATCGACTATAGTAGCTTTATTGGAAGAAAAAACACCTGTAGAAGTTGCAAGTTCAAAGTGGAGTAAAGTAGAGGCCATGCAAAACGGTCAACGAAAAGTGAAAGCTTCTAGCGAAAAAAATATCAAAAAAAGCGACTCTTTAAAAGTAGCAGTTGATCAATCAGATGTACATTCACCCATTATAAAGGAACGATCGATGTTTCATAGAGTACTAATTGAATCCCCAGGGAGTACAGATGATATTCAGATAGTAGAGTCCGACATTCTCGAATTAAAAGCAGATGAAGTGAGAATTTCAGTTCGTGCTTTTTCCTTAAATTTTGGAGATTTATTATGTTTGCAAGGCTTATATCCGACTATGCCCCCATACCCATTTACTCCTGGATTTGAGTCTAGTGGTGTAGTAGTAGAAGTGGGGAATGCAGTAAGCTCAATCCGTCCTGGAGATGAGGTTGTTTATTGCGGGGGAGAACATTTGGCAGGGCAGGCCAGCTTACTTACCTGTAAGGCAGCCGATGTTTTTCCTAAGCCTTCTTCGTTGTCCTTTGAAGAAGCTTGCTCTTTACCCATTGTATCGATGACGGTTATAGCTGCTTTTCGGAAAGCACAAGTAAAGAAGGGCGAAAAAATCCTTATTCAAACAGCAACCGGCGGAGTTGGACTTATTGCTGTCCAGCTAGCCAAGTATTATGGAGCTGAAATTTATGCTACTGCAGGTTCTGAGCACAAGCTAGAGTATGTAAGACAAATTGGCGTGTCACATGCTATCAATTACATTGATTCTGATTTTGAGCAAGAAATCTATCGACTGACGGATGGTAAAGGCGTTGATGTCGTCATCAATACGTTAGCAGGAGATGCCATTCAAAAAGGGTTTGGATGTCTAGCAAGAGGTGGTAGATACATTGAAATTGCGATGACAGCACTTAAAAGCGCCAGGACAATTGATTTATCCATTTTAAACAACAACCAGTCTTTTTATAGCATTGATCTGAGAAAATTGGGTTTGGAACAACCTAATGTACTACGAGGTTATCGAAAAGAGATGCTTCGATTAATAAAGGAAAATGTGATTCAGCCGACTATCTATAAAGTATTTTTATTTGATGACATTAAAGAAGCGTATCAATGCATGGAAAATCGAGAAAATATCGGAAAAATAGTCGTACAGATCCCAGAACGATATCAATATAAAGTAGCCCCAGCTATCCAAAAAGAACCTATTGCGATCATTGGGATGAGCGGAAGATTTGCGAAGTCAAGAACAGTCCATGAGTTATGGGAGCATCTATCAAAGGGCAATGACCTAGTGGAAGAAGTATCGCGTTGGGATCTGTCACAGTATTACAAAGAAGGCACATCTTATTGTAATCAGGGCAGTTTTGTTGAGCACATCGATCAATTTGATCCGCTTTTCTTTAATATTTCAGGTGCTGAGGCGATTTATATGGATCCGCAGCAACGAATCTTTTTAGAGGAATCCTGGAAGGCATTAGAGGACGCTGGATATGCGGGAGCGGGAGTTGAGGGCAAGAAGTGTGGAGTTTATGTAGGCTGTAGCGGCAAAGACTATCAAAATTTATTCGATACAGAGCCCCCTGCGACTTCGTTTTGGGGAAATGCCGCCTCCATCATTGCTGCACGTATTGCTTACTATTTAGATTTGCAGGGACCGGCCATAGCTGTAGATACCGCGTGCTCAAGTTCTTTAGTAGCGATACATCTTGCTTGTCAAAGTCTTTGGACGAAAGAAACAGAGATGGCATTGGCAGGCGGTGTATTCCTGCAATCTACTCCTGCTTTTTATCTGGAATCGAATCGAGCTGGGATGTTATCTCCTACTGGTCGGTGTCATACCTTTGACGAACGTGCGGATGGTTTTGTTCCTGGTGAAGGAGCTGGGGCAATCATACTTAAACGTTTGTCTGATGCAATCGCGGACAGGGATCATATTTATGGCGTGATTCGTGGCTCAGGAGTTAATCAGGATGGCAGTACAAATGGTATTACAGCACCTAGCGCCAAATCGCAAGAACGACTGGAACAAGAGGTCTATGATACTTTTCACATTCAGCCTCGAAACATTCAAATGATCGAAGCGCATGGAACCGGTACGAAGCTTGGGGATCCGATCGAATTTCAGGCTTTGACGCGAGCATTTACCAAATATACAGATGAGAAACATTATTGTGCAATCGGGTCAATAAAAAGTAATCTTGGGCATCTAGCCTTTGCGGCTGGAGTCACAGGAATCATTAAAATTTTATTGTCTTTACAGCATAAACAAATGCCGCCAACCCTACATTTCCAGAAGGGTAATTCAAATATCGAATTTGAAGACAGTCCTTTTTATGTGAATACTTCGCTTACAGAGTGGACGGTTGAACCAGATAAGAAACGCTGTGCTGCGATTAGCTCGTTTGGCTTTAGTGGAACGAATGCACATATGGTTATTGAAGAAGCTCCGAGAAGACAGATAACATCTACACTAAAATCAGGCTATTTACTTACATTATCTGCTCGTACCCAAGACCAGTTAAAACAACAAGTAGAGCATATCATTCAGTATTGTGAAAAAGCAGATCAGGTTCACTATGGGGACATGAGTTATACCTTACTGATGGGAAGAAAACACTTTAATCACCGGTTAGCCTTTGTGGTTCACGAACGGAATGAACTCGTACCTGTCTTGAAAAGGTGGCTAGAAAGTGGAAAAGCACCAGAAGTATATACGTCTATCGTAAATAAAAATGAGCAACGCGAGCAAATGGAATTAAAGCGCTACGGTAATGAATGTATACGAAATATAAATGCGGTTATGACTGCCAATGTTTATATTGAACAGCTGTCTATGCTGGCATTCTTGTATACCCAAGGGTATGAATTAGATTTTGAGCACCTATTTGAAGATGATCACTATGCTAAAATCCCTCTTCCTACTTATCCGTTTGCAAAAGAGTTTTACTGGGTGCCTGAAAGTGATAAGAATTCCAATAGAAATGATAATAATGAAGGGCAAGGAGTATTAAATGAAATGCATCCCGTGTCGCTACAACATACTTCTGATGTACAAGGAGAATTAAACCAGTGTGATAGGTTACCAGCAATTGATGAAGAACCAATTATGATAGCGCCGGTTTGGGAACCTCTACGCTATGAGAAACAACAAATTACTCCTTCGTTAAATGAAAACCTCGTCATTATTGGAGGCAATGAAACAAATTGGAGTGAAATCCGAAAACAGTACCCTCATGCTCGTGTGCTACCTATTCATAGTGGGAATACGATAGAGGAAATCATCCGAGAATTGAGACAGCATGCCCCAATCGACCATATTTTCTGGATGGCACCAGAGGAGCACAATTCATCGATAACAGACGATGCCAATATCGAGGGGCAAGAAGCAGGTGTGATCTATCTATTTAAAATCATCAAAAGTCTGCTCGCTCTTGGATACGATAGCAGACCAATAGGCTGGACTGTCATTACCATACAAGCTCAGCCCATTCATAAATACGATGAAGTAAATCCGACCCATGCCAGTATTCATGGATTAATGGGGACGTTGGCAAAGGAATATAGTCATTGGAAAATCCGAGTCATCGATCTGGAGTCAGCAGCTACCTGGCCCATGCCGGAGCTATTCACCCTACCAAGTCATGAGGAAGGGAACGCTTACGTCTATCGAGAACAGCAATGGCATCATCAAGAGCTGGTTCCTGTACGTTATAACAGGCAGGATGAGACGCTGTATAAGAACGGTGGCGTGTATGTGGTGATTGGCGGAGCTGGGGGAATTGGCGAAGTATGGAGTGAATATGTGATTCGAATGTACGAAGCCAAGGTGATTTGGATCGGAAGAAGAGAAAAAGATGCCAATATTCAAGCAAAAATAGATCGACTAGCATCGATAGGCCCCACACCGAGCTATATCGTGGCAGATGCAACAGATCAAGAAGAGCTGTACCGAGCCTACGAAGAAATCAAACAGCAATATGGTCACATACATGGCATCGTACATTCTGCCATCGTTCTGCTGGATAAAAGTCTAGCTAATATGGATGAGGAAAGATTCCGGGCGGGACTCCGTGTCAAGGTAGATGTGAGTGTGAATATAGCAGAAGTATTTGAGCAGGAGCCGCTTGATTTTGTTTTATTTTTCTCCTCGATGAATTCGTTTGTAAAAGCAGCGGGACAAAGCAACTATGTAGCAGGATGTACGTTTAAAGATGCTTTTGCAAGCCAGCTCGCTCTGGAGTGGCCGTGTGCCGTGAAAGTTATGAACTGGGGGTACTGGGGAACGGTAGGTACAGTGGCATCCGAAGAATATCAAAGACGGATGCATAATAGAGGAGTTGGTTCGATTGAACCTCCAGAGGCAATGGAAGCATTAGAAGCTCTCTTGATCGGACCGATGAACCAATTAGCGTTCGCAAAAATGACTACATCTTCTACGTGGATACATGTAAACAGGGCACATTCTTTCGTCATGATGTAA